A DNA window from Coffea arabica cultivar ET-39 chromosome 6c, Coffea Arabica ET-39 HiFi, whole genome shotgun sequence contains the following coding sequences:
- the LOC113697229 gene encoding uncharacterized protein isoform X2 has protein sequence MFKLQRQNHRPSKSGERVDFKFSNFQALQVPKGWDRLFLSMTSVESGKTVARLGKALVRNGNCQWTETLLESVWITKDDSSKEPEECLFKLVVSMGSSRAGILGEATINVSCLMSSKASSAVILPLRKCNFETLLQVKIQCLTPRPNIRHGSPNSNFKRQNEDVDFQALSSTSETADNSLVRSSKVSSSQDLDVSSHHENHKDQNYSGVNSNHNANYAEGSKRRDPFNPMHKLQSNGYTTHQRHIGASSKSSSAHDNYPVDDSSFSSQSSCNSGVMNSKMDLHSSGKESGNASPRNTGSKDLLEAAEGTIEELRVEAKMWERNARKLMLDLDMLRKEFLGQSKKQSDLVMELSAAYAEHSGLKKEIEQLNVMLEESTLKQRALEDSVLQSEGQTQIQEELESELKYHQQSNANLSLQLKRSQESNIELVSILQELEHTIEQQKIEIENLSALHLKSADSESSVEQNLGENRNLLLQFQQLQESGKMLEIDVQRLEKALEEKVNELETQRSLNGQSLLDMERVYKYQLSVKDEEITNLQAKVMKSVRGRLLDDMEKNSGSDSDLIKEIESLREKVHELETDCNELTEENLELLLKIKESENIHIGKCGSFSSTSSELPAKSVSMQSDVSDTEPQMYDPELKSKTNEEEQCAAFESSGLFCELLKQLELAFHCLMKPLPNVSPHASEKCKFILDDVANLSKKDSSNSKVFTESILNYFSELNNILEDRIAEFEQTIRCGEIEIQKRNDAITEAHKSVEDMILKVQQHEISKAELEADCQSLLKELSQKRSEMDKLQADLLSKEGQTNFHIQRQRELEIQVADLQTEKVQLEMNNETIEREHEVTSKCLDDLQNDFAVLSSRLDSHVSAKEILERKLAELELEKRNLEKKIILLEDEKLQLQERISVMDVQMTQLGDEQQSCRLELKDSKSLAMNLQNQIRRLEIEMEAHNVSFNQNIQDKQDQLLESQRHCECLRAENQDLQASILRLGEERKILQKLNKELKKKELELHEHSEQMATRLENSEKCFSDCTRKVEALEENLNSTLEAFTLKEKSLNSELEAFLQECRNEKEKLVLQETLSNQMHFEMSSEVKNLQKEVESLMTQISVAHEEKEKAESEASLEIASLNADKRKLEFALQEVNSKLELSERELNNLHVEFELKAESLRTELSASEKIHVIPIADHEKLLKQLASRRTTEEKLKTALNNIELKLTLSDYENQQLREESANLKVHFQRVADLQHEVSVLKSKVEECRFEKEKLEASYQTVSGDYESLKAEKNSCVEKVLSLQKAMTAYEDCKQKAIALEEKLLQMEGALLSKETLSAQNADLEKELNEVRKVSKQYQQIISQLEEQKSECLLKVQALEMDVLKRHNCDRKCDGKCSMKDGSPRPGEVADELAEALDEDNMHKIQLHSFSSEELSSETMACSKISVVESQAEARERFERTKSSLETELRDLRERYLEMSLKYAEVEAQREDLVMKLKAAKSGKRWFS, from the exons atGTTCAAGTTACAGAGACAAAACCACAGGCCATCAAAATCAGGAGAAAGGGTTGATTTTAAATTCTCCAATTTCCAAGCACTTCAG GTACCAAAAGGATGGGACAGGCTTTTTCTCTCGATGACCTCTGTGGAATCTGGCAAGACAGTTGCAAGGTTGGGGAAAGCATTAGTGCGAAATGGAAATTGTCAATGGACAGAGACTCTTCTTGAATCTGTTTGGATAACGAAAGATGATTCTTCAAAAGAGCCCGAAGAGTGCCTCTTCAAGCTTGTTGTCTCCATG GGGTCATCTAGAGCTGGCATTCTCGGAGAAGCAACCATCAATGTGTCCTGCCTCATGAGTTCAAAGGCGTCTTCTGCAGTTATATTGCCATTGAGAAAATGCAACTTTGAGACCTTATTACAG gTCAAAATTCAGTGCCTAACTCCAAGACCAAATATCAG GCATGGGAGTCCAAACTCTAATTTCAAGAGGCAAAATGAAGATGTAGATTTTCAAGCTCTTTCCAGCACGTCAGAGACAGCTGATAATTCACTTGTTCGCAGTAGTAAAGTATCTTCAAGTCAAGATCTGGATGTCAGCTCTCATCATGAAAATCACAAG GATCAAAATTATTCAGGAGTGAATTCAAATCACAATGCGAACTATGCAGAGGGTTCGAAAAGAAGAGACCCTTTTAATCCAATGCACAAATTACAAAGCAATGGATACACCACTCATCAGAGACACATTGGAGCTAGCTCGAAGAGTAGTTCAGCTCATGATAACTATCCTGTTGATGATTCTTCTTTTTCAAGCCAATCATCTTGTAACTCAGGGGTAATGAATTCAAAAATGGATTTGCACAGTAGTGGAAAAGAGTCTGGCAACGCATCTCCAAGAAACACTGGATCTAAAGATCTTCTGGAAGCAGCAGAAGGTACTATTGAGGAACTCCGAGTAGAAGCTAAAATGTGGGAGAGAAATGCCAGGAAATTGATGCTTGATCTGGATATGTTGAGAAAAGAATTCTTAGGCCAGTCAAAAAAGCAGTCTGATTTAGTAATGGAGCTTTCAGCAGCATATGCAGAGCATAGTGGCCTCAAGAAAGAAATTGAACAGTTGAATGTAATGCTGGAGGAATCAACTCTCAAGCAGAGAGCTTTAGAGGATTCAGTTCTTCAATCTGAAGGTCAAACTCAAATTCAAGAGGAATTGGAAAGTGAGCTAAAGTATCATCAACAATCTAATGCCAATCTATCTCTGCAACTAAAAAGAAGTCAAGAATCAAACATCGAGCTTGTTTCTATTCTCCAAGAGCTGGAACATACCATAGAACAGCAGAAAATTGAGATAGAGAATCTCTCTGCTCTACACTTGAAGTCTGCTGATAGTGAAAGTTCTGTTGAACAAAATTTGGGGGAGAATAGGAACTTACTGCTCCAATTTCAACAACTTCAGGAATCAGGAAAGATGTTGGAAATAGATGTTCAGCGTCTTGAGAAAGCCTTGGAAGAAAAAGTTAATGAGCTAGAAACTCAACGGAGCTTGAATGGCCAGTCCCTTTTAGATATGGAGAGAGTATACAAATATCAGTTGAGTGTTAAGGATGAAGAAATAACCAATTTACAAGCAAAAGTGATGAAGTCTGTCAGAGGAAGACTCTTGGACGATATGGAAAAGAATAGTGGAAGTGATTCTGATCTTATTAAAGAGATTGAATCCTTGAGAGAGAAAGTGCATGAGCTAGAGACCGATTGCAATGAGCTTACTGAGGAGAACTTGGAGCTTTTGTTGAAGATTAAGGAGTCGGAGAATATACACATTGGAAAATGTGGATCTTTCAGTTCAACATCTAGTGAGCTGCCAGCGAAATCTGTTAGCATGCAGTCTGATGTGAGTGACACCGAACCCCAGATGTATGATCCAGAGCTCAAGTCAAAGACGAATGAGGAGGAGCAATGTGCTGCATTTGAATCTTCTGGACTATTCTGTGAATTACTGAAACAACTGGAATTGGCTTTTCACTGTCTAATGAAGCCATTGCCTAATGTTTCTCCTCATGCAAGTGAGAAGTGCAAATTTATTCTTGATGATGTGGCTAATTTGAGCAAGAAAGATTCATCCAACTCAAAGGTATTCACTGAATCAATACTCAACTATTTCTCTGAGCTGAACAACATCTTGGAAGATAGGATTGCTGAGTTTGAGCAGACCATTAGATGTGGTGAAATTGAGATCCAAAAGAGAAATGATGCTATTACTGAAGCTCACAAAAGTGTGGAAGATATGATCCTGAAGGTTCAACAGCATGAGATTTCAAAGGCAGAACTAGAAGCTGATTGTCAAAGTTTGCTGAAGGAATTATCTCAAAAGAGATCTGAGATGGATAAGCTACAAGCTGATTTGTTGAGTAAGGAAGGGCAAACTAATTTTCACATCCAACGTCAAAGGGAATTAGAAATTCAAGTTGCTGATCTTCAAACAGAAAAGGTCCAGCTGGAAATGAACAATGAAACAATTGAGAGGGAACATGAAGTCACATCCAAATGCTTGGATGATCTACAAAATGATTTTGCAGTGCTCAGTAGCAGATTGGATTCCCATGTCTCTGCAAaggaaattcttgaaagaaaattAGCAGAGTTAGAACTGGAAAAACGCAACTTAGAGAAGAAAATCATACTATTGGAAGATGAaaaattgcaattacaagaaAGAATATCAGTTATGGATGTTCAAATGACGCAATTGGGAGATGAGCAGCAGTCTTGTCGATTGGAACTAAAGGACTCCAAGTCCCTTGCAATGAACCTGCAAAATCAGATCAGAAGATTGGAGATTGAGATGGAGGCCCATAATGTCAGTTTCAACCAAAATATACAAGATAAACAGGATCAACTGTTGGAATCTCAAAGACACTGTGAATGTCTTAGGGCAGAAAATCAGGACTTACAAGCATCCATTCTCAGACTTGGCGAAGAGCGCAAGATTCTTCAGAAATTGAATAAAGAACTGAAGAAGAAGGAACTAGAATTGCATGAACATAGTGAGCAGATGGCGACACGATTAGAGAATTCTGAAAAATGTTTCTCTGATTGCACTAGAAAGGTTGAAGCTCTAGAAGAAAATCTTAATTCCACACTGGAAGCATTTACCTTGAAAGAGAAAAGTCTGAATTCTGAACTGGAGGCCTTTCTTCAGGAATGcagaaatgaaaaggaaaaacttgTTCTGCAGGAGACTTTGTCAAATCAGATGCATTTTGAGATGTCATCCGAAGTGAAGAACCTCCAGAAGGAGGTGGAAAGCCTGATGACCCAAATTTCTGTAGCTCATGAGGAAAAGGAGAAAGCAGAGTCTGAGGCTTCTCTTGAAATTGCCAGTCTGAATGCTGATAAAAGAAAATTGGAATTTGCTCTTCAAGAAGTTAACTCGAAATTAGAATTGAGCGAGCGTGAGCTTAATAATCTACATGTAGAATTTGAGTTGAAGGCAGAAAGCCTGAGGACTGAGCTTTCTGCTTCCGAAAAGATTCATGTAATACCAATTGCTGACCATGAAAAATTGTTAAAGCAATTAGCAAGTCGCAGGACAACTGAAGAAAAGCTTAAGACAGCTCTGAACAACATTGAATTGAAGCTTACTCTTTCTGACTATGAAAACCAACAACTCCGAGAGGAGAGTGCCAACCTAAAAGTTCATTTTCAAAGAGTAGCAGACCTGCAGCATGAAGTCTCAGTTTTGAAGAGCAAGGTTGAAGAGTGCAGGTTTGAGAAGGAAAAACTAGAAGCCTCATATCAGACAGTATCTGGGGATTATGAGAGTCTGAAGGCTGAGAAGAATTCCTGTGTTGAAAAAGTTTTGAGCTTACAAAAGGCAATGACTGCCTATGAGGACTGCAAACAAAAGGCAATTGCCCTGGAAGAAAAGCTACTCCAAATGGAGGGTGCTTTACTTTCAAAAGAGACCTTGTCTGCGCAGAATGCTGATCTGGAAAAAGAACTAAACGAAGTCAGAAAAGTAAGCAAGCAGTATCAGCAGATTATATCTCAGCTTGAAGAGCAAAAATCAGAATGCTTGCTGAAAGTTCAAGCTCTTGAAATGGATGTGTTGAAGAGACATAATTGTGACAGAAAG TGCGATGGTAAGTGCAGTATGAAGGATGGAAGTCCTCGTCCAGGTGAAGTTGCTGACGAGCTCGCTGAGGCACTGGATGAGGATAACATGCACAAAATTCAGCTGCATAG CTTTTCATCAGAGGAGCTAAGCAGCGAAACGATGGCCTGCTCGAAGATATCAGTGGTAGAGAGTCAAGCAGAGGCAAGAGAGAGATTTGAACGAACAAAGTCATCACTAGAGACGGAGCTAAGAGACCTTCGCGAGCGGTATTTGGAAATGAGCCTGAAATATGCCGAAGTGGAAGCCCAGCGGGAGGATCTTgtgatgaagctaaaggcagcCAAAAGTGGAAAGAGGTGGTTCTCTTGA
- the LOC113697229 gene encoding uncharacterized protein isoform X1 codes for MFKLQRQNHRPSKSGERVDFKFSNFQALQVPKGWDRLFLSMTSVESGKTVARLGKALVRNGNCQWTETLLESVWITKDDSSKEPEECLFKLVVSMGSSRAGILGEATINVSCLMSSKASSAVILPLRKCNFETLLQVKIQCLTPRPNIRHGSPNSNFKRQNEDVDFQALSSTSETADNSLVRSSKVSSSQDLDVSSHHENHKQDQNYSGVNSNHNANYAEGSKRRDPFNPMHKLQSNGYTTHQRHIGASSKSSSAHDNYPVDDSSFSSQSSCNSGVMNSKMDLHSSGKESGNASPRNTGSKDLLEAAEGTIEELRVEAKMWERNARKLMLDLDMLRKEFLGQSKKQSDLVMELSAAYAEHSGLKKEIEQLNVMLEESTLKQRALEDSVLQSEGQTQIQEELESELKYHQQSNANLSLQLKRSQESNIELVSILQELEHTIEQQKIEIENLSALHLKSADSESSVEQNLGENRNLLLQFQQLQESGKMLEIDVQRLEKALEEKVNELETQRSLNGQSLLDMERVYKYQLSVKDEEITNLQAKVMKSVRGRLLDDMEKNSGSDSDLIKEIESLREKVHELETDCNELTEENLELLLKIKESENIHIGKCGSFSSTSSELPAKSVSMQSDVSDTEPQMYDPELKSKTNEEEQCAAFESSGLFCELLKQLELAFHCLMKPLPNVSPHASEKCKFILDDVANLSKKDSSNSKVFTESILNYFSELNNILEDRIAEFEQTIRCGEIEIQKRNDAITEAHKSVEDMILKVQQHEISKAELEADCQSLLKELSQKRSEMDKLQADLLSKEGQTNFHIQRQRELEIQVADLQTEKVQLEMNNETIEREHEVTSKCLDDLQNDFAVLSSRLDSHVSAKEILERKLAELELEKRNLEKKIILLEDEKLQLQERISVMDVQMTQLGDEQQSCRLELKDSKSLAMNLQNQIRRLEIEMEAHNVSFNQNIQDKQDQLLESQRHCECLRAENQDLQASILRLGEERKILQKLNKELKKKELELHEHSEQMATRLENSEKCFSDCTRKVEALEENLNSTLEAFTLKEKSLNSELEAFLQECRNEKEKLVLQETLSNQMHFEMSSEVKNLQKEVESLMTQISVAHEEKEKAESEASLEIASLNADKRKLEFALQEVNSKLELSERELNNLHVEFELKAESLRTELSASEKIHVIPIADHEKLLKQLASRRTTEEKLKTALNNIELKLTLSDYENQQLREESANLKVHFQRVADLQHEVSVLKSKVEECRFEKEKLEASYQTVSGDYESLKAEKNSCVEKVLSLQKAMTAYEDCKQKAIALEEKLLQMEGALLSKETLSAQNADLEKELNEVRKVSKQYQQIISQLEEQKSECLLKVQALEMDVLKRHNCDRKCDGKCSMKDGSPRPGEVADELAEALDEDNMHKIQLHSFSSEELSSETMACSKISVVESQAEARERFERTKSSLETELRDLRERYLEMSLKYAEVEAQREDLVMKLKAAKSGKRWFS; via the exons atGTTCAAGTTACAGAGACAAAACCACAGGCCATCAAAATCAGGAGAAAGGGTTGATTTTAAATTCTCCAATTTCCAAGCACTTCAG GTACCAAAAGGATGGGACAGGCTTTTTCTCTCGATGACCTCTGTGGAATCTGGCAAGACAGTTGCAAGGTTGGGGAAAGCATTAGTGCGAAATGGAAATTGTCAATGGACAGAGACTCTTCTTGAATCTGTTTGGATAACGAAAGATGATTCTTCAAAAGAGCCCGAAGAGTGCCTCTTCAAGCTTGTTGTCTCCATG GGGTCATCTAGAGCTGGCATTCTCGGAGAAGCAACCATCAATGTGTCCTGCCTCATGAGTTCAAAGGCGTCTTCTGCAGTTATATTGCCATTGAGAAAATGCAACTTTGAGACCTTATTACAG gTCAAAATTCAGTGCCTAACTCCAAGACCAAATATCAG GCATGGGAGTCCAAACTCTAATTTCAAGAGGCAAAATGAAGATGTAGATTTTCAAGCTCTTTCCAGCACGTCAGAGACAGCTGATAATTCACTTGTTCGCAGTAGTAAAGTATCTTCAAGTCAAGATCTGGATGTCAGCTCTCATCATGAAAATCACAAG CAGGATCAAAATTATTCAGGAGTGAATTCAAATCACAATGCGAACTATGCAGAGGGTTCGAAAAGAAGAGACCCTTTTAATCCAATGCACAAATTACAAAGCAATGGATACACCACTCATCAGAGACACATTGGAGCTAGCTCGAAGAGTAGTTCAGCTCATGATAACTATCCTGTTGATGATTCTTCTTTTTCAAGCCAATCATCTTGTAACTCAGGGGTAATGAATTCAAAAATGGATTTGCACAGTAGTGGAAAAGAGTCTGGCAACGCATCTCCAAGAAACACTGGATCTAAAGATCTTCTGGAAGCAGCAGAAGGTACTATTGAGGAACTCCGAGTAGAAGCTAAAATGTGGGAGAGAAATGCCAGGAAATTGATGCTTGATCTGGATATGTTGAGAAAAGAATTCTTAGGCCAGTCAAAAAAGCAGTCTGATTTAGTAATGGAGCTTTCAGCAGCATATGCAGAGCATAGTGGCCTCAAGAAAGAAATTGAACAGTTGAATGTAATGCTGGAGGAATCAACTCTCAAGCAGAGAGCTTTAGAGGATTCAGTTCTTCAATCTGAAGGTCAAACTCAAATTCAAGAGGAATTGGAAAGTGAGCTAAAGTATCATCAACAATCTAATGCCAATCTATCTCTGCAACTAAAAAGAAGTCAAGAATCAAACATCGAGCTTGTTTCTATTCTCCAAGAGCTGGAACATACCATAGAACAGCAGAAAATTGAGATAGAGAATCTCTCTGCTCTACACTTGAAGTCTGCTGATAGTGAAAGTTCTGTTGAACAAAATTTGGGGGAGAATAGGAACTTACTGCTCCAATTTCAACAACTTCAGGAATCAGGAAAGATGTTGGAAATAGATGTTCAGCGTCTTGAGAAAGCCTTGGAAGAAAAAGTTAATGAGCTAGAAACTCAACGGAGCTTGAATGGCCAGTCCCTTTTAGATATGGAGAGAGTATACAAATATCAGTTGAGTGTTAAGGATGAAGAAATAACCAATTTACAAGCAAAAGTGATGAAGTCTGTCAGAGGAAGACTCTTGGACGATATGGAAAAGAATAGTGGAAGTGATTCTGATCTTATTAAAGAGATTGAATCCTTGAGAGAGAAAGTGCATGAGCTAGAGACCGATTGCAATGAGCTTACTGAGGAGAACTTGGAGCTTTTGTTGAAGATTAAGGAGTCGGAGAATATACACATTGGAAAATGTGGATCTTTCAGTTCAACATCTAGTGAGCTGCCAGCGAAATCTGTTAGCATGCAGTCTGATGTGAGTGACACCGAACCCCAGATGTATGATCCAGAGCTCAAGTCAAAGACGAATGAGGAGGAGCAATGTGCTGCATTTGAATCTTCTGGACTATTCTGTGAATTACTGAAACAACTGGAATTGGCTTTTCACTGTCTAATGAAGCCATTGCCTAATGTTTCTCCTCATGCAAGTGAGAAGTGCAAATTTATTCTTGATGATGTGGCTAATTTGAGCAAGAAAGATTCATCCAACTCAAAGGTATTCACTGAATCAATACTCAACTATTTCTCTGAGCTGAACAACATCTTGGAAGATAGGATTGCTGAGTTTGAGCAGACCATTAGATGTGGTGAAATTGAGATCCAAAAGAGAAATGATGCTATTACTGAAGCTCACAAAAGTGTGGAAGATATGATCCTGAAGGTTCAACAGCATGAGATTTCAAAGGCAGAACTAGAAGCTGATTGTCAAAGTTTGCTGAAGGAATTATCTCAAAAGAGATCTGAGATGGATAAGCTACAAGCTGATTTGTTGAGTAAGGAAGGGCAAACTAATTTTCACATCCAACGTCAAAGGGAATTAGAAATTCAAGTTGCTGATCTTCAAACAGAAAAGGTCCAGCTGGAAATGAACAATGAAACAATTGAGAGGGAACATGAAGTCACATCCAAATGCTTGGATGATCTACAAAATGATTTTGCAGTGCTCAGTAGCAGATTGGATTCCCATGTCTCTGCAAaggaaattcttgaaagaaaattAGCAGAGTTAGAACTGGAAAAACGCAACTTAGAGAAGAAAATCATACTATTGGAAGATGAaaaattgcaattacaagaaAGAATATCAGTTATGGATGTTCAAATGACGCAATTGGGAGATGAGCAGCAGTCTTGTCGATTGGAACTAAAGGACTCCAAGTCCCTTGCAATGAACCTGCAAAATCAGATCAGAAGATTGGAGATTGAGATGGAGGCCCATAATGTCAGTTTCAACCAAAATATACAAGATAAACAGGATCAACTGTTGGAATCTCAAAGACACTGTGAATGTCTTAGGGCAGAAAATCAGGACTTACAAGCATCCATTCTCAGACTTGGCGAAGAGCGCAAGATTCTTCAGAAATTGAATAAAGAACTGAAGAAGAAGGAACTAGAATTGCATGAACATAGTGAGCAGATGGCGACACGATTAGAGAATTCTGAAAAATGTTTCTCTGATTGCACTAGAAAGGTTGAAGCTCTAGAAGAAAATCTTAATTCCACACTGGAAGCATTTACCTTGAAAGAGAAAAGTCTGAATTCTGAACTGGAGGCCTTTCTTCAGGAATGcagaaatgaaaaggaaaaacttgTTCTGCAGGAGACTTTGTCAAATCAGATGCATTTTGAGATGTCATCCGAAGTGAAGAACCTCCAGAAGGAGGTGGAAAGCCTGATGACCCAAATTTCTGTAGCTCATGAGGAAAAGGAGAAAGCAGAGTCTGAGGCTTCTCTTGAAATTGCCAGTCTGAATGCTGATAAAAGAAAATTGGAATTTGCTCTTCAAGAAGTTAACTCGAAATTAGAATTGAGCGAGCGTGAGCTTAATAATCTACATGTAGAATTTGAGTTGAAGGCAGAAAGCCTGAGGACTGAGCTTTCTGCTTCCGAAAAGATTCATGTAATACCAATTGCTGACCATGAAAAATTGTTAAAGCAATTAGCAAGTCGCAGGACAACTGAAGAAAAGCTTAAGACAGCTCTGAACAACATTGAATTGAAGCTTACTCTTTCTGACTATGAAAACCAACAACTCCGAGAGGAGAGTGCCAACCTAAAAGTTCATTTTCAAAGAGTAGCAGACCTGCAGCATGAAGTCTCAGTTTTGAAGAGCAAGGTTGAAGAGTGCAGGTTTGAGAAGGAAAAACTAGAAGCCTCATATCAGACAGTATCTGGGGATTATGAGAGTCTGAAGGCTGAGAAGAATTCCTGTGTTGAAAAAGTTTTGAGCTTACAAAAGGCAATGACTGCCTATGAGGACTGCAAACAAAAGGCAATTGCCCTGGAAGAAAAGCTACTCCAAATGGAGGGTGCTTTACTTTCAAAAGAGACCTTGTCTGCGCAGAATGCTGATCTGGAAAAAGAACTAAACGAAGTCAGAAAAGTAAGCAAGCAGTATCAGCAGATTATATCTCAGCTTGAAGAGCAAAAATCAGAATGCTTGCTGAAAGTTCAAGCTCTTGAAATGGATGTGTTGAAGAGACATAATTGTGACAGAAAG TGCGATGGTAAGTGCAGTATGAAGGATGGAAGTCCTCGTCCAGGTGAAGTTGCTGACGAGCTCGCTGAGGCACTGGATGAGGATAACATGCACAAAATTCAGCTGCATAG CTTTTCATCAGAGGAGCTAAGCAGCGAAACGATGGCCTGCTCGAAGATATCAGTGGTAGAGAGTCAAGCAGAGGCAAGAGAGAGATTTGAACGAACAAAGTCATCACTAGAGACGGAGCTAAGAGACCTTCGCGAGCGGTATTTGGAAATGAGCCTGAAATATGCCGAAGTGGAAGCCCAGCGGGAGGATCTTgtgatgaagctaaaggcagcCAAAAGTGGAAAGAGGTGGTTCTCTTGA